In Rhodamnia argentea isolate NSW1041297 chromosome 4, ASM2092103v1, whole genome shotgun sequence, the following proteins share a genomic window:
- the LOC125314928 gene encoding uncharacterized protein LOC125314928 isoform X2 — protein sequence MGIVGVLDENLVWCYDDVETGMVELLQVADNCVSPKSGKCPQMSEVRRKIEELCSPGGQRAGDSQPDEVSHGTKDTSPSLIPGAQGTTRWGSGNF from the exons ATGGGGATTGTTGGAGTTTTGGATGAGAATCTCGTATGGTGCTACGACGATGTGGAGACGGGGATGGTTGAGCTGTTGCAGGTGGCGGATAATTGTGTATCCCCTAAATCGGGAAAGTGTCCTCAGATGTCTGAGGTACGTAGGAAGATCGAGGAGCTGTGTAGCCCTGGGGGACAGCGAGCTGGGGACTCACAGCCCGACGAGGTCAGCCACGGGACCAAGGATACATCTCCTTCGCTTATTCCTGGTGCACAG GGAACCACCAGATGGGGTTCTGGAAATTTCTGA
- the LOC125314927 gene encoding uncharacterized protein LOC125314927 isoform X1 has product MVLEMGIVGVLDENLVWCCDDVETGMVELLQVADNCVSPKSGKCPQMSEVRRKIEELCSPGGQRAGDSQPDEVSHGTKDTSSSLIPGAQVDKESQLDQFSELNTDMYTRESPDGVLEISERVHGKCFKCSILVC; this is encoded by the exons ATGGTTCTCGAGATGGGGATTGTTGGAGTTTTGGATGAGAATCTCGTATGGTGCTGCGACGATGTGGAGACGGGGATGGTTGAGCTGTTGCAGGTGGCGGATAATTGTGTATCCCCTAAATCGGGAAAGTGTCCTCAGATGTCTGAGGTACGTAGGAAGATCGAGGAGCTGTGTAGCCCTGGGGGACAGCGAGCTGGGGACTCACAGCCCGACGAGGTCAGCCACGGGACCAAGGATACATCTTCTTCGCTTATTCCTGGTGCACAGGTAGACAAGGAGTCGCAGCTCGACCAGTTCAGCGAACTGAACACTGATATGTATACTCG GGAATCACCAGATGGGGTTCTGGAAATTTCTGAAAGAGTTCATGGTAAGTGttttaaatgttcaatattggtCTGTTGA
- the LOC125314928 gene encoding uncharacterized protein LOC125314928 isoform X1: MGIVGVLDENLVWCYDDVETGMVELLQVADNCVSPKSGKCPQMSEVRRKIEELCSPGGQRAGDSQPDEVSHGTKDTSPSLIPGAQVDKESQLDQFSELNTDMYTWEPPDGVLEISERVHGKCFKCSIVVS; the protein is encoded by the exons ATGGGGATTGTTGGAGTTTTGGATGAGAATCTCGTATGGTGCTACGACGATGTGGAGACGGGGATGGTTGAGCTGTTGCAGGTGGCGGATAATTGTGTATCCCCTAAATCGGGAAAGTGTCCTCAGATGTCTGAGGTACGTAGGAAGATCGAGGAGCTGTGTAGCCCTGGGGGACAGCGAGCTGGGGACTCACAGCCCGACGAGGTCAGCCACGGGACCAAGGATACATCTCCTTCGCTTATTCCTGGTGCACAGGTAGACAAGGAGTCGCAGCTCGACCAGTTCAGCGAACTGAACACTGATATGTATACTTG GGAACCACCAGATGGGGTTCTGGAAATTTCTGAAAGAGTTCATGGTAAGTGTTTTAAATGTTCAATAGTGGTCTCTTGA
- the LOC125314927 gene encoding uncharacterized protein LOC125314927 isoform X2, whose amino-acid sequence MVLEMGIVGVLDENLVWCCDDVETGMVELLQVADNCVSPKSGKCPQMSEVRRKIEELCSPGGQRAGDSQPDEVSHGTKDTSSSLIPGAQGITRWGSGNF is encoded by the exons ATGGTTCTCGAGATGGGGATTGTTGGAGTTTTGGATGAGAATCTCGTATGGTGCTGCGACGATGTGGAGACGGGGATGGTTGAGCTGTTGCAGGTGGCGGATAATTGTGTATCCCCTAAATCGGGAAAGTGTCCTCAGATGTCTGAGGTACGTAGGAAGATCGAGGAGCTGTGTAGCCCTGGGGGACAGCGAGCTGGGGACTCACAGCCCGACGAGGTCAGCCACGGGACCAAGGATACATCTTCTTCGCTTATTCCTGGTGCACAG GGAATCACCAGATGGGGTTCTGGAAATTTCTGA